From Arachis stenosperma cultivar V10309 chromosome 2, arast.V10309.gnm1.PFL2, whole genome shotgun sequence, one genomic window encodes:
- the LOC130961575 gene encoding putative UDP-rhamnose:rhamnosyltransferase 1 — protein MSENATHHVVMLPWSAFGHLIPFFQLSIDIAKSGIHVSFISTPKNIQRLPKPPSDLSHLLHLVEIPFPSSLDSSHLSGGEATVDIPFDKIQYLKLAWDQMQNPVKEFVSKLQPNWIICDFHAHWAVEIAQELHVKLMYFSVYSASSIVFYGPPGSLRALTSPEDLTSPREWVNFPSSVAFQRNEAIAFYQGAYIENVTGVRDIDRFANIIEGTNAVSFRSCYEMEGEYLNLYQELIEKPVIPIGLLPPEMPERRLVDESWSKTFEWLDVQATKSVVFVGFGSECKLSKEQVFEIAYGLELSELPFLWTLRKPNWAIQDHDSLPLGFCERTSKRGKVCFGWAPQKEILSHKSIGGSLFHSGWGSIIETLMFGHTLVVLPFILDQSLNAKALVDKGLAIEVKRNNEDGSFSRDDIAKCLREAMVLEEGEKLRIKTREIAKVVGDLKLHHDYMEAFVKFLRT, from the coding sequence ATGTCTGAGAATGCAACTCATCATGTGGTGATGCTTCCATGGTCAGCATTTGGCCATTTGATTCCGTTTTTCCAACTCTCCATAGACATAGCCAAATCAGGCATTCATGTCTCCTTCATTTCAACACCAAAAAATATTCAAAGGCTTCCAAAACCACCTTCAGATTTATCTCATCTTTTACATTTGGTGGAAATTCCATTTCCATCATCATTAGACTCATCACATCTGTCTGGTGGTGAGGCTACTGTGGACATTCCATTTGACAAAATTCAGTACCTCAAGTTAGCATGGGATCAAATGCAAAATCCAGTGAAGGAATTTGTGTCTAAGTTGCAACCGAATTGGATCATTTGTGACTTTCATGCACACTGGGCTGTAGAGATTGCTCAAGAGCTTCATgtgaaactcatgtacttctctGTTTACTCTGCTTCCAGTATTGTGTTTTATGGACCACCTGGTTCATTGAGAGCTCTAACATCACCAGAAGACCTAACATCACCAAGAGAATGGGTGAATTTTCCGTCATCAGTGGCTTTTCAACGAAACGAGGCCATTGCGTTCTATCAAGGTGCATACATAGAAAATGTGACCGGGGTAAGAGACATTGATAGGTTTGCCAATATAATAGAAGGCACGAACGCTGTATCATTTCGCAGCTGCTATGAGATGGAAGGTGAGTATTTGAATCTatatcaagaacttattgagaAGCCGGTGATTCCTATAGGTTTGCTTCCTCCGGAGATGCCAGAGAGAAGACTTGTTGATGAGTCTTGGAGTAAGACTTTCGAGTGGCTTGATGTGCAAGCAACAAAGTCTGTAGTCTTTGTTGGGTTTGGTAGTGAGTGTAAGTTGAGCAAAGAGCAAGTTTTTGAGATAGCTTATGGATTAGAGCTTTCTGAATTACCATTTTTGTGGACATTGAGAAAACCAAATTGGGCAATTCAAGATCATGATTCTCTGCCTCTTGGATTTTGCGAAAGAACATCAAAGAGAGGAAAAGTTTGTTTTGGATGGGCACCACAAAAGGAAATTTTGTCACATAAATCTATTGGGGGGTCTTTGTTTCATTCTGGCTGGGGATCTATAATTGAGACTTTGATGTTTGGCCACACTCTTGTAGTGTTGCCATTCATTCTTGATCAATCTCTCAATGCAAAGGCTTTGGTTGATAAGGGTCTTGCCATTGAAGTGAAGAGAAACAATGAAGATGGTTCATTTAGTAGAGATGACATAGCCAAATGCCTCAGAGAAGCTATGGTATTGGAGGAAGGAGAGAAGCTTAGAATCAAGACAAGAGAAATTGCTAAAGTTGTAGGAGATTTGAAGCTTCACCATGATTACATGGAAGCATTTGTCAAGTTTCTTAGGACTTGA